A genomic segment from Planctomycetota bacterium encodes:
- the coaE gene encoding dephospho-CoA kinase: MAVVGLTGRIGAGKSTVAAIFARHGAVVIDADVHAHAVLDEPEVRRALATRFGPAVINADGSVHRAALARCVFGPGPDHARALADLEALVHPRVRKRMAAALAAALGGGDAGSPPVVVLDVPLLAGSGLEARCDLVVVVECDSAVRRRRLIDRGLTSSQITARDAAGERSARRAGEAPWPLERTRVVDTSGELPYTADQVERIWGDLHRTAARPPCRDGPSPDTAPSP, encoded by the coding sequence ATGGCGGTGGTGGGCCTGACGGGCCGGATCGGTGCCGGCAAGTCGACCGTGGCCGCGATCTTCGCCCGGCACGGTGCCGTGGTGATCGACGCCGACGTCCACGCCCACGCCGTCCTCGACGAACCGGAGGTCCGGCGAGCGCTGGCGACGAGGTTCGGCCCCGCCGTGATCAACGCCGACGGCAGCGTGCACCGGGCGGCCCTCGCGCGGTGCGTGTTCGGCCCCGGACCGGACCACGCCCGGGCTCTGGCGGACCTCGAGGCGCTGGTTCATCCGCGGGTGCGGAAGCGGATGGCGGCGGCGCTCGCCGCGGCCCTCGGCGGCGGCGACGCCGGATCGCCCCCGGTGGTGGTCCTCGACGTGCCGCTGCTGGCCGGCTCGGGGCTGGAGGCACGGTGCGATCTGGTGGTGGTCGTGGAGTGCGACAGCGCGGTCCGCCGGCGGCGGCTGATCGACAGGGGCCTGACCTCCTCCCAGATCACCGCCCGCGATGCGGCCGGGGAGCGGTCGGCGCGCCGAGCCGGCGAAGCGCCCTGGCCGTTGGAACGGACGCGGGTCGTGGATACCTCCGGCGAACTGCCTTATACTGCGGATCAAGTCGAGCGCATCTGGGGGGACTTGCACCGCACGGCTGCACGTCCCCCGTGCCGAGATGGCCCGTCGCCGGATACGGCTCCGTCGCCGTGA
- the rho gene encoding transcription termination factor Rho, translated as MSLAEEIAAEVRAAEAADGEVSVTAHYEALKKGDTHIGALQRMSMAELVDLARREQVGDVAGVPKHELVFRILKERVKLNGLMFGEGTLEILPDGFGFLRSPDYHYLSCPDDIYVSPSQIRRFGLRNGLSVAGQIRPPKESERYFALLRVEAINGEDPAKLATRVFFDDLTPLHPDRRIVMETTTDEVATRVVDLIVPIGFGQRGLIVSPPRAGKTILLQKMAKAVLANYPDASVFMLLIDERPEEVTDMERQVEGPSCEVISSTFDENAARHIQVAEMVIEKAKRLVEYGRDVVIFLDSITRLARAWNSEVPNSGKILSGGVDANALQRPKRFFGSARKVEEGGSLTIIATALVDTGSRMDEVIFEEFKGTGNQEIVLDRRLVDKRIWPAIDIARSGTRREEMLLAPDEYRRICVLRRVLGEMNPTDAMELLVNRLAKTKSNAEFLQGLKS; from the coding sequence ATGTCGTTGGCCGAGGAGATCGCCGCCGAGGTCCGTGCGGCGGAGGCCGCCGACGGCGAGGTGTCGGTCACGGCGCATTACGAGGCGCTGAAGAAGGGCGATACGCACATCGGCGCGCTGCAGCGGATGAGCATGGCCGAGCTCGTCGACCTGGCCCGGCGCGAGCAGGTCGGCGACGTCGCCGGGGTCCCCAAGCACGAGCTCGTGTTCCGGATCCTGAAGGAGCGCGTCAAGCTCAACGGGCTGATGTTCGGAGAGGGGACGCTCGAGATCCTGCCCGACGGCTTCGGCTTCCTCCGCAGCCCCGACTACCACTACCTCTCCTGCCCCGACGATATTTACGTGTCGCCGAGCCAGATCCGCCGGTTCGGCCTCCGCAACGGGCTCAGCGTCGCCGGCCAGATCCGGCCGCCGAAGGAGAGCGAGCGCTACTTCGCCCTCCTCCGGGTCGAGGCGATCAACGGCGAGGACCCGGCGAAGCTCGCGACCCGCGTGTTTTTCGACGACCTCACCCCCCTCCATCCCGACCGTCGGATCGTGATGGAGACGACCACCGACGAGGTGGCGACCCGAGTCGTCGATCTGATCGTGCCGATCGGATTCGGGCAGCGCGGCCTGATCGTCAGCCCGCCGCGCGCGGGGAAGACGATCCTCCTCCAGAAGATGGCCAAGGCGGTCCTCGCCAACTATCCCGACGCGTCCGTGTTCATGCTCCTCATCGACGAACGCCCCGAGGAGGTCACCGACATGGAGCGGCAGGTGGAGGGGCCGTCCTGCGAGGTGATCAGTTCGACGTTCGACGAGAACGCCGCCCGCCATATCCAGGTCGCGGAGATGGTGATCGAGAAGGCCAAACGCCTCGTGGAGTACGGTCGCGATGTGGTGATCTTCCTCGACTCGATCACGCGCCTCGCGCGGGCGTGGAACTCGGAGGTCCCCAACTCCGGAAAGATCCTCTCCGGCGGCGTCGACGCCAACGCCCTCCAGCGGCCGAAGCGGTTTTTCGGCAGCGCCCGCAAGGTCGAGGAGGGGGGCTCGCTGACGATCATCGCCACGGCGCTGGTCGACACCGGCAGCCGAATGGACGAGGTGATCTTCGAGGAGTTCAAGGGCACTGGCAACCAGGAGATCGTCCTCGACCGTCGTCTGGTCGACAAACGGATCTGGCCGGCGATCGACATTGCCCGCTCGGGCACGCGGCGCGAGGAGATGTTGCTGGCCCCGGACGAATACCGGCGGATCTGTGTGCTCCGCCGCGTTCTCGGCGAGATGAACCCGACCGACGCGATGGAGCTGCTCGTCAACCGGCTGGCGAAGACGAAGTCCAACGCCGAGTTTCTCCAGGGGCTGAAGTCGTGA